A genomic region of Xanthomonas fragariae contains the following coding sequences:
- a CDS encoding Lrp/AsnC family transcriptional regulator gives MKITPSDERLLSLLREDARASTAQIARRLGLSRTTVQSRIEKLERDGVISGYTVRTHYSYEQGRIRAHILITVLPKRMPAVVKALRDIPAVRLLHSVSGAYDLIALGVVGCVNEMDVLTDAIGAIDGVERTTTSIILSTKFER, from the coding sequence ATGAAAATCACCCCTTCCGATGAACGCCTGTTGTCGCTGCTACGCGAGGACGCACGTGCTTCCACCGCGCAGATCGCGCGCCGGCTCGGGCTGTCGCGCACCACCGTGCAGAGCCGCATCGAGAAGCTCGAACGCGACGGGGTGATCAGCGGCTACACCGTGCGCACCCACTACAGCTACGAGCAGGGCCGCATCCGTGCGCACATCCTGATCACCGTGCTGCCCAAGAGGATGCCTGCCGTGGTCAAGGCACTGCGTGATATCCCTGCAGTGCGCTTGCTGCACTCCGTCAGCGGTGCCTATGACCTGATCGCCCTGGGCGTGGTCGGCTGCGTCAACGAAATGGACGTGCTCACCGACGCCATCGGCGCCATCGACGGCGTCGAGCGCACGACCACATCGATCATCTTGTCGACGAAGTTTGAACGGTGA
- a CDS encoding YfhL family 4Fe-4S dicluster ferredoxin: MSLKINELCVNCDVCEPACPNQAISMGETIYVIDPARCTECVGHFDEAQCVVVCPVECIDPDPAIPETHDQLLAKLMQLQRDHPELYEQEPPAA, from the coding sequence ATGTCGCTGAAGATCAACGAGCTCTGCGTCAACTGCGATGTTTGTGAGCCAGCGTGCCCGAATCAGGCCATTTCGATGGGCGAAACCATCTACGTGATCGACCCGGCACGGTGTACCGAATGCGTGGGCCATTTCGACGAAGCGCAATGCGTGGTGGTATGCCCGGTCGAATGCATCGACCCGGATCCGGCCATCCCGGAAACCCATGATCAATTGCTCGCCAAGCTCATGCAGCTGCAGCGTGATCATCCCGAATTGTACGAACAGGAGCCTCCCGCGGCATGA
- a CDS encoding glycoside hydrolase family 9 protein: MTIFQALLTSIAIASPIAACAADTTGNQAALAPGAAIHVNQLGYLPGSAKLAVVGLPQGAATVSDRFTVEDRQGRRVLQGTLQPAALWSPAGQQARVADFSSVRVAGTYRLKIEGLPASDPIRIAAEAYQSVVDASLKAFYFNRASTALPTQFAGRYARAAGHPDTQVRIHPSAASDTRSADSVISAPKGWYDAGDYNKYIVNSGISTYTLLAAYEQYPALFGAQALIIPNDAPGVPGILQETWWNLEWMLAMQDPADGGVYHKLTDKQFDGLVMPDQAKQQRYVVMKATAATLDFAAVMAVASRVYAPFDKQYPGVSARMLKASRSAWAWAQLHPDVIYRQPDDVRTGGYDDAHVDDEFAWAAAELYLTTREDGFYDAMTAQNVPATVPSWGNVGGLAWMSLAGHRDQLTSHADRTRIEREVAGLAQRLADKWRASPWRLAMTDKDFVWGSNAAVLNRAMMLMQGYRLTQQRQYLDAAQSHLDYILGRNPLGLSFVTGMGRRTPKHIHHRPSEADGIDAPVPGWLAGGPQPGQQDAKDCNVAYPSKLPALSYLDNTCSYATNEVAINWNAPLVYVSAAIEASTR; this comes from the coding sequence ATGACTATTTTCCAGGCTCTGCTCACCAGCATAGCGATCGCATCGCCTATTGCCGCCTGCGCGGCCGATACCACCGGCAACCAGGCCGCATTGGCACCTGGCGCTGCCATCCACGTCAACCAGCTCGGCTACCTGCCGGGCTCGGCCAAGCTTGCGGTGGTCGGGTTGCCGCAAGGCGCGGCGACCGTTTCGGACCGCTTCACAGTCGAAGATAGGCAAGGCCGCCGTGTGCTCCAGGGCACCTTGCAACCTGCTGCGCTGTGGTCACCAGCGGGCCAACAGGCGCGAGTGGCGGATTTTTCCAGTGTGCGCGTTGCAGGCACGTATCGATTGAAGATCGAAGGGCTGCCGGCATCCGATCCGATCCGGATCGCGGCGGAGGCGTATCAGTCAGTCGTCGATGCATCGCTCAAGGCGTTCTATTTCAATCGCGCCAGCACCGCGTTACCGACGCAGTTTGCCGGGCGTTATGCGCGTGCGGCCGGGCATCCGGATACGCAGGTGCGCATCCATCCGTCGGCGGCATCGGACACGCGGTCGGCGGACAGCGTGATCAGCGCGCCCAAGGGCTGGTATGACGCCGGCGACTACAACAAATACATCGTCAATTCCGGCATCAGCACCTACACCTTGCTGGCTGCCTACGAGCAGTATCCGGCGTTGTTCGGGGCGCAGGCACTGATCATTCCCAACGATGCGCCAGGCGTGCCCGGCATCTTGCAGGAGACTTGGTGGAATCTGGAATGGATGCTGGCCATGCAGGATCCTGCCGATGGCGGCGTGTATCACAAGCTCACCGACAAACAGTTCGATGGTCTGGTGATGCCCGACCAAGCCAAGCAGCAACGCTATGTGGTGATGAAGGCGACTGCCGCCACCCTGGATTTTGCTGCAGTGATGGCGGTGGCCAGTCGCGTGTATGCGCCGTTCGACAAGCAATATCCAGGTGTGTCGGCGCGCATGTTGAAAGCTTCACGCAGTGCCTGGGCATGGGCGCAGCTGCATCCGGATGTGATCTATCGCCAGCCCGACGATGTGCGCACCGGCGGTTACGACGATGCGCATGTCGACGATGAATTCGCTTGGGCCGCGGCGGAGTTGTACCTAACCACGCGCGAGGATGGTTTTTACGATGCAATGACCGCGCAGAATGTGCCAGCGACGGTGCCGTCGTGGGGCAATGTCGGTGGGTTGGCCTGGATGTCGCTGGCCGGGCATCGCGACCAGCTCACCTCGCATGCCGATCGCACGCGCATCGAGCGTGAGGTCGCCGGGCTGGCGCAACGGTTGGCCGACAAATGGCGGGCCTCGCCATGGCGCTTGGCGATGACCGACAAGGACTTTGTCTGGGGCAGCAATGCGGCGGTACTCAACCGCGCGATGATGTTGATGCAGGGCTACCGGCTCACGCAGCAGCGCCAGTACCTGGATGCTGCGCAGTCGCACTTGGACTACATTTTGGGTCGTAATCCGCTGGGGTTGTCGTTCGTCACCGGAATGGGGCGGCGCACGCCGAAGCATATCCATCATCGCCCCTCCGAGGCCGACGGTATCGATGCACCGGTGCCCGGTTGGTTGGCCGGTGGCCCGCAACCAGGCCAGCAGGATGCCAAGGACTGCAACGTGGCGTATCCCTCAAAACTGCCGGCGCTGTCGTATCTGGACAACACCTGCAGCTACGCTACCAACGAAGTGGCGATCAACTGGAACGCACCGCTGGTGTATGTGAGTGCGGCGATCGAGGCGTCGACGCGGTAA
- a CDS encoding aminotransferase class III-fold pyridoxal phosphate-dependent enzyme has translation MSVLAPLAPLRAHAGRRLTDGLDDASIARLASNHPDLAQAISAAAAEYALVREEAADLLDLDEDAQTSAVQEGFINFYAADAVTPYVALAARGPWVVTLKGAVLYDAGGYGMLGFGHTPASVLEAMARPQVMANVMTPSLAQRRLDRALRAEIGHSRGGCPFARFMCLNSGSEAVGLAARIVDTNAKLHTDPGARHARAAIKRVVVKGSFHGRTDRPGLYSDSSRKTYTKYLASYRDEDSVIAIAPYDVAALQRAFDEAARNQWFIEAVFLEPVMGEGDPGRALPAAFYAAARELTRTHGGLLLVDSIQAGLRAHGVLSVVDYPGFEQLDPPDLETYSKALNAAQYPLSVLAVTEHAARVYREGTYGNTMTTNPRALDVACATLALFTPQVRENIRTRGAQAISKLEALKSELGGLITKVQGTGLLFSCELAPQFKCYGAGSTEEWLRHRGVNVIHGGENSLRFTPHFAMDEDELDLLVGLIARALKEGPRQEQAEAA, from the coding sequence ATGTCCGTCCTTGCCCCGCTCGCCCCGCTGCGCGCCCATGCCGGCCGCCGCCTGACAGATGGTCTGGACGATGCCAGCATCGCGCGCCTGGCCAGCAACCACCCGGATCTCGCTCAGGCCATCAGCGCAGCCGCTGCCGAATACGCGCTGGTGCGCGAGGAGGCGGCGGACCTGCTGGATCTGGACGAAGACGCGCAGACCAGCGCGGTGCAGGAAGGCTTCATCAATTTCTACGCCGCTGATGCGGTGACTCCGTACGTGGCGCTGGCCGCACGCGGCCCGTGGGTGGTCACGCTCAAGGGTGCGGTGCTGTACGACGCTGGCGGCTACGGCATGCTCGGCTTCGGCCACACCCCCGCGTCAGTGCTCGAAGCGATGGCGCGGCCGCAGGTAATGGCCAATGTGATGACGCCCAGCCTGGCGCAGCGCCGGCTCGACCGCGCGCTGCGTGCGGAGATCGGCCACAGCCGCGGCGGTTGTCCGTTCGCACGCTTCATGTGCCTCAACTCCGGCTCTGAGGCGGTGGGCCTGGCCGCGCGTATTGTCGATACCAACGCCAAGCTGCACACCGATCCAGGTGCGCGCCATGCCCGCGCCGCCATCAAGCGCGTGGTGGTCAAGGGCAGCTTCCACGGCCGCACCGATCGCCCCGGCCTGTATTCCGATTCTAGCCGCAAGACCTACACCAAGTATCTTGCCAGCTACCGCGACGAAGATTCAGTGATCGCGATCGCGCCGTACGACGTGGCGGCGCTGCAGCGCGCATTCGACGAGGCTGCGCGCAATCAATGGTTTATCGAGGCGGTGTTTCTGGAGCCGGTGATGGGCGAAGGCGACCCGGGGCGTGCATTGCCGGCCGCGTTCTACGCAGCCGCGCGCGAGCTGACCCGCACACATGGCGGTTTGCTGCTGGTGGATTCGATCCAGGCCGGCCTGCGTGCGCATGGCGTGCTGTCGGTGGTCGACTACCCCGGCTTCGAGCAACTCGACCCACCGGATCTGGAAACCTATTCCAAGGCGCTCAACGCCGCGCAGTACCCGCTGTCGGTGCTAGCGGTGACCGAACATGCCGCGCGGGTGTATCGCGAAGGCACCTACGGCAACACCATGACCACCAATCCACGCGCGCTCGATGTGGCCTGCGCCACGCTGGCGTTGTTTACGCCGCAAGTGCGCGAGAACATCCGCACTCGCGGCGCGCAAGCGATCAGCAAACTCGAAGCGCTGAAGTCCGAGCTAGGTGGTTTGATTACCAAAGTGCAAGGCACCGGGCTGCTGTTCTCGTGCGAGCTGGCACCGCAATTCAAATGCTACGGCGCCGGTTCCACGGAAGAGTGGCTGCGCCATCGCGGCGTCAACGTGATTCATGGCGGCGAAAATTCGCTGCGCTTCACCCCGCACTTTGCGATGGACGAGGACGAGCTCGATCTGCTAGTCGGGTTAATCGCACGTGCACTGAAGGAAGGTCCACGTCAGGAGCAGGCCGAGGCGGCCTGA
- the coaD gene encoding pantetheine-phosphate adenylyltransferase: MSVASSRTAVYPGTFDPITNGHIDLVNRAAPLFERVVVGVAYSPSKGPALSLERRVELAQEALAAHTNVEVRGFDILLAHFVRDMGAGVLLRGLRAVSDFEYEFQMASMNRHLIPEVETLFLTPSEQYSFISSSLVREIARLGGDVSGFVPASVVEALRQVRQSRAQA, from the coding sequence ATGAGCGTTGCCAGTAGCCGCACCGCCGTCTATCCCGGTACCTTCGACCCGATCACCAACGGTCATATCGATCTGGTGAACCGCGCCGCGCCGTTGTTCGAGCGTGTGGTGGTCGGCGTGGCCTACAGCCCGTCCAAAGGCCCTGCATTGTCGTTGGAACGCCGTGTCGAGCTGGCCCAGGAAGCGCTGGCCGCGCATACCAATGTGGAAGTGCGCGGCTTCGATATCTTGCTGGCTCACTTCGTGCGCGACATGGGCGCCGGCGTGCTGCTGCGCGGCTTGCGCGCCGTGTCCGACTTCGAATACGAATTCCAGATGGCCAGCATGAATCGCCATCTGATTCCGGAGGTGGAAACGCTGTTTCTCACACCGTCCGAGCAGTACAGCTTCATCTCGTCCTCGCTGGTGCGCGAAATCGCGCGGCTGGGCGGGGACGTGTCCGGTTTCGTTCCGGCTTCGGTCGTCGAGGCTTTGCGGCAGGTGCGCCAATCCCGCGCGCAGGCTTAA
- the ggt gene encoding gamma-glutamyltransferase, translating into MSIFSRRLSSRGLVLLAFVLAPQAWPADGAKPAAAATSPLAAHPPGAAIASGHALATDAGLQILREGGNAFDAAIAVSSTLAVVEPISSGLGGGGFFLLHDAKTGKDVMLDAREYAPESASEAQFLDRKGELDRDRPVNGPWSAGIPGLPAALVELASKHGRLPLKQSLAPSIRIATEGFPVYARMAKGYASRREVMERYPGTREVYLRGGKPIAEGDIFKQPELAHTLQLLGANGFDGFYKGETAKKLLAGVKQAGGRWKASELAGYRVKERTPIQFDYRGWKITTAPPPSSGGIALAAMLQILEGWDLDKLDDVHGTHLVVEAMRRAYRDRTFFLGDPDFVAVPQRVLTSKDYAQGLRATINPERATPSDMLSGNPSPLEDDETTHFSIIDDEGNRVGATQTVNLLYGSGLIPKGTGVLLNDEMDDFALKPGTPNAFGVMGYAANAPKPGKRMVSSMTPTFMESVDKVAVIGTPGGSRIITMVLLGILGYDAGLDAQQVSALPRYHHQWLPDVIDAESNAFSPQTAKALEAMGHALRLPGDTAEGGRGSSHVWGNLQTVEWDKRINVLSGGSDPRNPVGKAEVQLDAAAH; encoded by the coding sequence ATGAGCATTTTCTCCCGACGTCTTTCTTCGCGCGGCCTCGTGTTGCTGGCCTTCGTGCTGGCACCGCAAGCCTGGCCTGCCGATGGCGCCAAACCCGCGGCGGCTGCGACCTCGCCGTTGGCAGCGCATCCGCCCGGTGCGGCGATCGCCAGCGGTCACGCGCTGGCGACCGATGCCGGCCTGCAGATCCTGCGTGAAGGCGGTAATGCGTTCGATGCGGCGATTGCGGTGTCGTCCACGTTGGCGGTAGTCGAGCCGATCAGCTCGGGTCTGGGCGGCGGTGGTTTTTTTCTGTTGCACGACGCCAAGACCGGCAAGGACGTGATGCTGGACGCGCGCGAATATGCGCCGGAGTCGGCGAGCGAGGCGCAGTTCCTCGACAGGAAAGGTGAGCTGGACCGCGACCGCCCGGTCAACGGCCCGTGGTCGGCCGGTATTCCGGGCCTGCCTGCCGCGCTGGTGGAGCTGGCGTCCAAGCACGGCCGGCTGCCGCTGAAGCAGTCGTTGGCGCCATCGATCCGCATCGCCACTGAGGGCTTCCCGGTGTACGCGCGAATGGCCAAGGGCTACGCATCGCGTCGCGAGGTAATGGAGCGCTACCCAGGGACGCGCGAGGTGTACCTGCGCGGCGGAAAACCCATTGCCGAAGGCGACATCTTCAAGCAACCCGAGCTGGCGCACACCTTGCAGCTGCTCGGCGCCAACGGCTTCGACGGCTTCTACAAGGGGGAAACCGCCAAGAAGCTGCTGGCCGGCGTCAAACAGGCCGGGGGGCGGTGGAAAGCGTCCGAGTTGGCCGGGTATCGGGTCAAGGAGCGCACGCCGATCCAGTTCGATTACCGCGGCTGGAAGATCACTACCGCGCCGCCGCCTTCCTCCGGCGGCATCGCCCTGGCGGCGATGCTACAGATACTGGAAGGCTGGGACCTGGACAAACTCGACGATGTGCACGGCACCCATCTGGTGGTGGAAGCGATGCGCCGCGCCTACCGCGACCGCACCTTTTTTCTTGGCGACCCAGACTTCGTCGCCGTGCCGCAGCGCGTACTGACCAGCAAGGATTACGCGCAAGGTCTGCGTGCCACGATCAACCCCGAGAGGGCCACGCCCAGCGATATGCTGTCAGGCAACCCCAGCCCGCTGGAAGACGACGAGACCACGCATTTTTCCATCATCGATGACGAAGGCAACCGCGTTGGCGCCACCCAGACCGTCAACCTGCTTTATGGCTCCGGGCTAATCCCCAAGGGCACCGGTGTGCTGCTCAACGACGAGATGGACGACTTCGCGCTCAAGCCGGGCACCCCGAACGCCTTTGGCGTGATGGGTTACGCCGCCAATGCGCCGAAGCCGGGCAAGCGCATGGTCAGCTCGATGACACCGACCTTCATGGAATCGGTCGACAAAGTTGCGGTAATCGGCACCCCGGGTGGCAGCCGCATCATCACCATGGTGCTGCTCGGCATCCTGGGCTACGACGCCGGCCTGGATGCGCAGCAGGTCAGCGCCCTGCCGCGGTATCACCACCAGTGGCTGCCGGACGTGATCGACGCCGAGAGCAACGCGTTCTCGCCACAGACCGCCAAGGCCCTTGAAGCGATGGGCCACGCGCTCAGGCTGCCAGGCGACACCGCCGAGGGCGGCCGCGGTTCCAGCCACGTGTGGGGCAACCTGCAGACGGTGGAATGGGACAAGCGCATCAACGTGCTCAGCGGCGGTAGCGACCCGCGCAATCCGGTAGGCAAGGCCGAGGTGCAGCTGGACGCAGCGGCGCACTGA
- a CDS encoding glycosyltransferase family 32 protein encodes MIPNVFHLTAPTKHLLWEERKIQARLQRLLPSWTCHVWDDADNSELMRRAFPEFAQRYENIRFGVMKADIARCAYMHTHGGFYFDTDYKLLRPLDADLLSQQCVLPIEEGAPGHEDFKIGNAVFGSEAGHPFWRAFIEHIFKVHTPETLEDHRQIPMISGPRGLTRFYNAHAADFSGIVFPARDAFHPDRTWFGLGHRGGKVAVGSHLCWASWRGKSPRRAVTNYLRRKLSAVPI; translated from the coding sequence ATGATTCCCAACGTATTCCATCTGACTGCGCCGACCAAGCATCTGCTATGGGAAGAGCGCAAGATTCAGGCCCGTTTGCAACGGCTGTTGCCGAGCTGGACCTGCCATGTCTGGGACGATGCCGACAATTCGGAACTGATGCGCCGCGCATTTCCGGAGTTTGCCCAGCGTTACGAAAACATCCGCTTTGGAGTGATGAAGGCCGACATCGCGCGTTGCGCCTATATGCACACGCACGGCGGCTTCTACTTCGACACCGACTACAAATTGTTGCGTCCGCTTGACGCCGACCTCCTGTCACAGCAATGCGTGTTGCCGATCGAAGAGGGCGCGCCCGGTCATGAGGACTTCAAGATCGGCAACGCCGTGTTTGGTTCCGAAGCCGGACATCCGTTCTGGCGCGCATTTATCGAGCACATCTTCAAAGTGCACACGCCGGAAACGCTGGAAGACCACCGGCAGATCCCGATGATTTCCGGTCCACGCGGGTTGACGCGTTTTTATAACGCGCACGCCGCGGATTTCTCCGGCATCGTGTTTCCGGCCCGTGATGCGTTCCACCCGGATCGCACCTGGTTTGGACTCGGTCACCGCGGCGGCAAGGTCGCGGTGGGTTCGCATCTATGTTGGGCGTCCTGGCGCGGCAAGTCGCCACGCCGGGCGGTGACTAACTATTTAAGGCGCAAGTTGAGCGCAGTGCCGATTTGA
- the queA gene encoding tRNA preQ1(34) S-adenosylmethionine ribosyltransferase-isomerase QueA gives MKKSDFHYALPDDLIAQAPLAERAASRLLVVPPSPRALVDRQVRDLPALLQPGDLLIFNDTRVIPARLFGQKASGGRVEILIERLLGEREARVQIGASKSPKAGSLIALDAGGQAEVLGRDDAFYLLRFDIPTPLEHWLLEAGRLPLPPYIRREPGVEDRERYQTVFARAVGAVAAPTAGLHFDEALLAQLRERGVEFGHVTLHVGAGTFQPVRVDKLDQHVMHKEWLNVGAGLVEQVRRTRARGGRVIAVGTTVVRSLESAWRVTDTAPEGELLPFAGETQIFILPGYRIRSVDAMVTNFHLPESTLLMMVSAFAGRERIFEAYQHAIAQRYRFFSYGDAMLLWGRESGVGNGES, from the coding sequence TTGAAGAAGTCCGATTTCCATTACGCGCTGCCTGATGACCTGATCGCCCAGGCACCGCTCGCCGAGCGTGCTGCCAGCCGGTTGCTGGTAGTGCCCCCATCGCCGCGGGCGCTGGTCGACCGCCAGGTGCGCGATCTACCCGCGCTGCTGCAACCCGGCGATCTGCTGATCTTCAACGATACCCGTGTGATCCCGGCGCGCCTTTTCGGGCAGAAGGCCAGCGGCGGGCGGGTGGAGATCCTCATCGAGCGGCTGCTCGGCGAGCGCGAGGCGCGGGTGCAGATCGGCGCCAGCAAATCGCCGAAGGCCGGGAGCCTGATCGCGCTCGATGCGGGCGGTCAGGCCGAGGTACTGGGCCGCGACGACGCGTTCTATCTGCTGCGCTTCGATATCCCCACGCCGCTGGAGCATTGGTTGCTCGAAGCAGGGCGTTTGCCGCTGCCGCCCTACATCCGTCGCGAGCCGGGTGTTGAAGACCGCGAGCGCTATCAGACCGTGTTCGCGCGCGCAGTCGGCGCGGTTGCCGCCCCCACCGCTGGCCTGCATTTCGACGAGGCGCTGTTGGCGCAACTGCGCGAGCGGGGGGTGGAGTTCGGCCACGTCACGCTGCATGTGGGCGCCGGTACCTTCCAGCCGGTGCGCGTGGACAAGCTCGATCAGCATGTGATGCACAAGGAATGGCTCAATGTCGGCGCCGGGCTGGTGGAGCAGGTCCGCCGCACTCGAGCGCGCGGTGGCCGTGTCATCGCGGTGGGAACAACGGTGGTGCGCTCGCTGGAAAGTGCCTGGCGCGTCACCGACACCGCACCCGAGGGCGAATTGCTGCCGTTCGCCGGCGAAACCCAGATCTTTATCCTGCCCGGCTACCGCATTCGCAGCGTCGATGCGATGGTCACCAACTTCCATCTGCCCGAAAGCACACTGCTGATGATGGTCTCGGCCTTTGCCGGCCGCGAGCGCATCTTCGAGGCCTATCAGCATGCTATTGCGCAGCGCTATCGCTTCTTTTCGTATGGCGATGCGATGTTGTTGTGGGGCCGGGAATCGGGAGTGGGGAATGGTGAATCGTAA
- a CDS encoding IS5 family transposase (programmed frameshift), which produces MTRRKEIPIALWKRIEPLIPQVKRSPKGGRPRISDQQALNGIVYVLRTGVPWEDLPMELGYGSGMTCWRRLRDWQAAGVWHRLHQVLLAERRCAQTLDLSRAGLDAASVAFPPGGPYTGPNPTDRGKLGSKRHLIVDRNGIPLAVCVTGANRHDSVVFEELIDALPPIGGKPGRLRRWPDKLHADKAYDIDRCRAFLKQRGIIARIARKGIARNDRLGRHRWVVERTHAWFAGMGKLRIRFERRIDLHLALLSLACSIVCLRLLPGFC; this is translated from the exons ATGACACGTCGCAAAGAGATCCCCATTGCGCTGTGGAAGCGCATCGAGCCGCTGATTCCGCAAGTGAAGCGTTCGCCCAAAGGTGGACGGCCGCGTATCAGTGATCAGCAAGCCCTCAACGGCATCGTCTATGTCCTGCGCACGGGCGTGCCGTGGGAAGACCTGCCTATGGAGCTGGGCTACGGCAGCGGCATGACCTGCTGGCGCCGGTTGCGTGATTGGCAGGCCGCCGGTGTGTGGCATCGTCTGCATCAGGTGTTGCTGGCCGAGCGACGTTGCGCTCAGACGCTGGACCTGAGCCGAGCTGGTCTGGACGCCGCTAGCGTAGCCT TCCCCCCGGGGGGCCCATATACCGGGCCGAACCCGACCGATCGCGGCAAACTCGGCAGCAAACGGCATCTGATCGTCGATCGCAACGGCATCCCCTTGGCGGTGTGCGTCACCGGCGCCAATCGGCACGACTCGGTCGTGTTCGAGGAGTTGATCGACGCCTTGCCGCCAATTGGTGGCAAACCAGGGCGCCTGCGACGTTGGCCAGACAAATTGCACGCCGACAAGGCTTACGACATCGACCGCTGTCGCGCCTTCCTCAAGCAGCGCGGCATCATTGCGCGGATCGCACGCAAGGGGATCGCGCGCAACGACCGGTTGGGCCGCCATCGCTGGGTCGTCGAGCGCACCCATGCCTGGTTCGCAGGCATGGGCAAACTGCGCATCCGCTTTGAACGCCGCATCGATCTCCACTTGGCGTTGCTCTCGCTTGCTTGCTCCATCGTCTGCTTACGGCTTCTTCCTGGGTTTTGTTAG
- the upp gene encoding uracil phosphoribosyltransferase: MKIVEVRHPLVQHKIGLLRDAALSTKGFRELVTELGTLLAYEATANLDTETHVQPGWAGPVEVQRIAGAKITLVPILRAGLGMLPGVLALIPTARVSVVGLQRDEETLQPVPYFERLTGRLEERDALILDPMLATGGTLIATIDMLKRAGAQRIKGIFLVAAPEGLKALEAVHPDVEVYTAAIDGHLNEKGYILPGLGDAGDRIFGTRVE, translated from the coding sequence TTGAAAATCGTCGAAGTCCGCCACCCTCTCGTCCAGCATAAAATCGGCCTGCTGCGCGATGCGGCCTTGAGCACCAAGGGCTTTCGCGAGCTGGTCACCGAACTGGGCACATTGCTGGCATACGAGGCCACCGCGAATCTGGATACCGAAACGCACGTGCAACCGGGCTGGGCCGGTCCGGTGGAAGTGCAGCGCATCGCCGGCGCCAAGATCACGTTGGTGCCGATCCTGCGCGCAGGCTTGGGCATGTTGCCCGGCGTACTGGCGCTGATCCCCACCGCGCGCGTGAGCGTTGTTGGCCTGCAACGCGACGAAGAAACGTTGCAGCCGGTACCGTACTTCGAACGCCTCACCGGACGCCTCGAAGAGCGCGATGCGCTGATTCTGGATCCGATGCTGGCGACCGGAGGCACCCTGATCGCTACCATCGACATGCTCAAACGCGCCGGCGCGCAGCGCATCAAGGGCATCTTTCTGGTCGCCGCACCTGAAGGTCTGAAAGCGCTAGAGGCAGTGCATCCGGACGTAGAGGTCTACACCGCGGCGATCGACGGCCATCTCAACGAGAAGGGCTACATCCTGCCCGGCCTAGGCGATGCCGGTGACCGGATTTTTGGTACGCGGGTGGAGTGA